The Bicyclus anynana chromosome 3, ilBicAnyn1.1, whole genome shotgun sequence genome has a window encoding:
- the LOC112051094 gene encoding 39S ribosomal protein L15, mitochondrial — MGSRQITEKSLVMLRSLPRLSLANIRDNPGSKKNTKRGRGQHGGDKHGAGNKGSGQRQNYMRLGYETGNNPFYLRMPHEPYYKGHHHRREYPPISLLEIQKLIDTDLIDITQPIDIASIVKSGLYNFFPDKKHFGINLTDEGVDSFAAKINIEVQWASEQVIAAIEKNGGVITTAYYDPHSLFLLKNPKKFFESGQAIPRRMIPPADVIEYYTSAETRGYLADPEKISQERFRLSQKYGYELPNIENDQCYTMLCERKDPRQIFHGLEPGWVVNLKDKCILKPKDDELLQFYAS, encoded by the exons ATGGGATCGCGTCAAATCACGGAAAAGTCGCTGGTGATGCTGCGATCATTACCCAGGTTATCTTTAGCCAACATTCGCGACAATCCTGGatccaaaaaaaat ACAAAGCGAGGTCGTGGTCAACATGGTGGTGATAAGCATGGAGCCGGCAACAAAGGTTCTGGTCAAAGACAAAATTATATGAGACTTGGCTATGAGACTGGAAATAATCCATTCTATCTTAGAATGCCACACGAGCCTTACTACAAAGGCCATCA CCACAGGAGGGAGTACCCACCAATTTCTCTTCTGGAAATACAAAAACTAATAGATACTGACCTTATAGATATTACCCAACCTATAGATATAGCAAGTATTGTTAAATCAGGTCTTTATAATTTCTTTCCTGATAAAAAGCATTTTGGTATAAACTTAACAGATGAAGGTGTTGACAGTTTTGCTGCAAAAATTAATATAGAAGTGCAATGGGCAAGTGAACAAGTCATTGCAGCTATAGAGAAGAATGGTGGAGTTATAACAACTGCTTATTATGATCCGCACAGCttgtttttacttaaaaatccaaaaaaattttttgaatcagGTCAAGCAATACCTAGAAGAATGATACCACCAGCTGATGTCATTGAGTATTATACTAGTGCAGAAACAAGAGGCTACCTAGCTGATCCTGAAAAGATTTCACAAGAAAGGTTCAGATTATCTCAGAAATATGGATATGAATTACCAAACATTGAAAATGATCAATGTTATACTATGTTATGTGAAAGAAAAGACCCAAGACAGATATTTCATGGTTTAGAACCTGGGTGGGTTGTGAATCTAAaagataaatgtattttaaaaccaaaagaTGATGAATTGCTACAATTCTATgcatcttaa